The region CAGGCGCACTCCGCGCGAATGGGCGGGGATGATCGCGTTCCTCGCGGTCGTGAAGCTGAACTTCCGCATTCGCGTGCCGCAGAAGGTGGCGGGCCGCGTCACGCCCGCGGCGGATCCCGACATGGACGCGCTCTGGTCGGAGTGGCGTGAGCTGCACGAGAACCTCGCGCGCCATCTCGAGACCGTGCCAGAGGAGAACCTCGGCGACATGGCGTTCAAGCACCCGATCGTCGGGCCCACGAGCGTTCGCGGAATGCTGCCGTTTCTCACGCAGCACTTCGACCACCACATGCGGCAGGTGCGGCGGATCCGCGCGGCGCCGGCCTTCCCGCGGACCTAAACGCGAGAACGGAACAACGCGTTAACGGGCAACTCACAACGCTCCCGTCGCCGCCGACTGACCTGGCGGCTATTGCTTTAGTTGCGCAAGGTCGCGGTACTGTCCCAGCGCCGCTGGGTTTGCCAACGCCTCGGTGTTCTTCACCGGCCGGCCGTGAATCGTGTCGCGCACGGCGAGCTCGCTGATCTTTCCGCTGATCGTGCGCGGAATGTCGGCGACCTGCACGATGACTTTCGGCACGTGCAGCGGACTGGTGTTGCTCCGGATCTGCTGGCGGATGCGGTCCTCCAGCGCCACGTCGAGCCGATCTCCCTCACGCAGCCGCACGAACAGCACGATCCGCTCGTCCATCTCGCCGCCCACGCCGGCGACGCGCTGTCCGATGACGACGCTCTCGACGATCTCCGGGAGCTGCTCGACCTGCCGGTATATCTCGGCCGTGCCGATGCGCACGCCGCCGGGGTTGAGCGTGGCGTCGCTGCGGCCATGGATGATCATCCCTCCGCGCTCCGTCAGCTCCGCCCAGTCGCCATGCCGCCACACTCCCGGAAAGTGCTCGAAGTACGCGGCGCGATACTTCGACCCGTCCGGATCGTTCCAGAACGCGACGGGCATGCTCGGAAACGGTTTCGTGCAGACGAGCTCGCCCGGAGCGCCGCGCAGCGGCCGGCCGTCTTCGTCGAGCACGTCCACCGCCATGCCGAGCCCGCGCGTCTGGATCTCGCCGCGATACACCGGCGCGATCGGGTTACCGAGCGCGAAGCAGGAGATGATGTCGGTGCCGCCGGTGATGCTGGCGAGGTGGACGTCGCGCTTGACGTCGCGGTACACGTAATCGAAGCTGTGCGCGGCCAGGGGGCTGCCGGTCGAGAGAATGGCGCGCAGCGCGGAGAGATCGTGCGTGCGCGCGGGCGCGAGCCCTTCCTTCTCGCACAGCGCGATGTACTTGGCGCTCGTGCCGAACACGGTGATCTTCTCGCGCTCGGCCATGTCCCACAGCGACGCGGGCGACGGAGCGAGCGGGGCGCCGTCGTACAGGATCACGGTCGCGCCGACCGCGAGCGAGCCGACCAGCCAGTTCCACATCATCCAGCCGCAGGTGGTGAAGTAGAAGACTTTGTCGTCGCGCGTGATGTCGGTGTGCAGGACGTGTTCCTTGAGATGCTGGAGCAGGGTTCCGCCGGCGCCGTGTACCATGCATTTCGGCAGCCCGGTCGTGCCCGAGGAATACATCACGTACACGGGGTGATCGAATGGCATCCGCGCGGGGTCTGGCTTGGACGTGCCTCCGGCGGGGCCGGCGGGGTCTGGGGGCCGGCCTCGGCGGCTAGGCGAGACTCCCGGCGGAGCCCCCGCAAACTGCGCGGGGTCTCCTTGGTCGTTCGCCACGCCACCGGTGCCGGCCCCCCGGACCCCGCCGGCCTTCACTGCGAACTGCGACCAGCTCGTTGCCGCGCGGATTCCATCCAGAGTCACTGAGCGCGAGCGGTAGGGCACGACAACGACATGTTGGATCGAGGGGATGCGGTCGGCAATCGTGCGCACGCGCTCGAGGCAGTCGATCTCCTTCCCGGCGTAGCGGTAGCCGTCCGCGCAGAACAGCACCTTGGGCTCGATCTGGCCGAAGCGGTCGAGCACGCCCTGCGCGCCGAAGTCGGGAGAGCATGAGGACCAGATCGCGCCGATCCAGGTGGCGCCGAGCATGGCGATCACGGTCTCGGGCATGTTGGGCATGAAGCCGGCGACGCGGTCGCCCGCGCGCACGCCGGCGGCTTGCAGCGCCGCGGCGATCGTCAGGGCCTCGCGCTTCAGCTCGCGGTATGTCAGCTCGCGCTGGCGGCCTCCCTCGTTCCAGAAGACGAGCGCGGTCCGGTCATCGTCGTAGCGAAGCAGGTTCTCGGCGAAGTTGAGACGCAGCGACGGATACCAGCGCGGCCCCATCGGCGGCTCCGGCGGAGCCATGCGGTCGAGACCGATGCTATCGGAACCGTCTTCCTGGTGCGACGCGCACGTGCGCTCGCCGCAGACGAGCCCGCAGTGGTCGCGCACGAGGTTCCAGAACGCGAGCCGGTCGCGCACCGACCACTCCCACAGCTCTTGAAACGACTGGGCGGGCGATGCACCCAACGGCGCGATGTATCCGCGCTCGGCTACCGCCAACATGAACGCGGTCATGTTGGAGCGCTCGATCCGACTCGCGGAAGGAGACCAAACGGGGTTTGGAGTCACGGCCATTCTGCTCAGCACCGCGGCGAGAGAGGCGGCTATTTCAGTCCGATGCGCCTTACCAGATCGTCGTACCGGGGATCAGCCCGCAACGTCTTGTAGCCGGGTTCCAGATGCAGATAGATCAGTCCGCCTGACCGGGTCTGATACGCGCGCTCGAGCGACGCGAACGCTTCATTGTTCTTGCCGAGAGCGGCGTACCCCATCGCCACAATCTCCCACCGCACATAGTGCTGTCTGCCTTCTTCCTCGAGCCGCGCGAGGATCTCCTCGGCCTCGTCGCGGCGATCCAGCTCCGCAAGCGCGCGCACGATGAATGCGTCGTAGGATCGAACGCTCGACTCCAGCCGCTGACCCTTCTGGTACCACTCCAGGGCCTTCTCCGGCTCCCCTTGCGCGAGGCGCGCTGAGCCGAGATCGATGTAGGCGAGAAAGAAGTTCTCGTCCAGCTCCACGATTTTCTCACCCTGCGCGATGGCGCCCGAGTAGTCTCCGGCGTACAACAGATACCGCGCGAGCCACCGGCTGTACCACGGGTCCAGGGGATTCAGCGTCAGCGCCTTCCGAATCTCCGCCATCCCTTCGCCGAGCTGCCCAACAGTCGGCAGAACGGATCCGAACGCCCAGTGAGCATCCGCGTCGTTCGGAGCGAGCGAGACCGCTCTGCGCAGATGCTGTTCCGCGCCGGCGAAATCCCATTCGTACCACGCCAGTACTTTTCCGACTGACGTCATCGCCTCGGCGAGGTCAGGCTCGCTCTGCAATGCCCGCATCGCGATCATTTTCGCCTGCGGATACGCTTCGTCCGGCGCAACCCAGTCGTCGGCGAGCCGGCACCAGCAGTCCGCCATGCCGGCATAGGCGCGCGCGTAGCCGGGCTCGAGCAGGAGCACGCGCTGGAAGAAATCGATGCTCTTGCGGAGGTTGGGCTCGCTGGACCGGTTATAGAAAAAGCGCGCCTTCAGGTACAGTGTGTAGGCCTCGATGTTCTTCGTCGGGATTACGAGCTGTTCCCTGCTCGACGTCAGGCGGAGCTTCAACGATTCGACGATCGCGCGGGAAATCTCCTCCTGGATCTCGAAAACGTCCTCGAGCTGGCGGTCGTATGTCTCCGACCAGAGATGGTGGCCGCTCTGCGCATTGACGAGCTGGGCGGTGACTCGAATCCTGTTTCCTATCTTGCGAACGCTCCCTTCCAGAACCGAGCCGACGCCGAGCTTTTCGCCGACTTCGCGCGTGTCCACCGCCTTTCCCTTGAACGCAAAGCACGAGCTGCGCGACGCCACCTGAAGCCCGGGAATCTTTGCTATGGCGCTGATGATCTCTTCGGTCATCCCGTCGCTGAAATATTCATTCTCCGGATCCGCGCTCATGTTGGCGAACGGCAGCACGGCGATAGCCTTGTTGGCGTCGGCGCTCGCTTGCGGCTCGTGGCCGCGCACCGGCGCTCTTCCTGCATCAGTCGAGATCTGTCGCAACGCTTCGGCGAAGTCGGCTGTTGTGGGAAAGCGGTCAACGGGAGTCCGCGACAGCGCTCGACTGAGAGCGTCATCCACCTCGACCGGAACGTCTCGGGCGGTGCGGACGCTCGGGATCGGCGATACGAAGCGCTTGGCGATGATCGCCTGCGCCGTCGCGCCGGTGAACGGTGGCTCGCCGGTCAGCATCTCGTAGAGGACGCACCCCAAACTGTACAAATCGCTGCGGCCGTCCACGTCGATGTCACCACTCGCCTGTTCGGGGCTCATGTACGCGGGAGTTCCTACGGCTATTCCAGTCTGGGTGATCCCAGCGCGGCTGCTCAGCGCCTTGCCGATGCCGAAGTCGGCCACCATCGCGTTCCCTTCGTGCAGCAGAATATTCTCCGGCTTGATGTCGCGGTGGACGACGCGACGCCGGTGAGCGTAATCCAGGGCGGACGCGACTTCCCTCGCGATACGAAGGCTCTCGTCGAGCGGTAGCTGTCGCTCGCGATCGAGTCGCTCGCGCAACGAGCGGCCCTCCATGCTCGGCATTACGTAGAAGAGGAGGCCGTCCGCCTCGCCCGAGTCGTACACAGGAAGGATGTGAGGATGAGTCAGACCTGCGGCAAGCTTGATCTCTCGAAGGAAGCGCTCGGCGCCGATCTCGGCGGAGATTTCGGGCCGGAGGACCTTGACCGCAACCTCCCTTTCATGCCGGGCGTCGTGCGCAAGAAACACCACGGCCATCCCCCCCTGTCCGAGCTCTCGCTCGACGCGATACCTGCTTCCGAGTGCCTGCTCAAGCCGTTCGTGGAGAGTCATCATGATCTACAAGATGGCGGAAGGCCGCACGCGGCGCTGAACAAAAGCGCGACGGCACCGGAGCCAGCGCCCCGGGGAATTCCCGGAACGACTCCATAAATGTAGAAATGCCGCGCCAATCGGCGCGGCATTCCCATCAGATACCTCTGACGGCTGTTCTCGCCAGTGACCGCGAAACTAGTTACCCACTACATCCCGCGGAAGGAAAAGCGCCCGCCGATCTGGATCACGCGGTTCTTCGCGTCTTCCGTGCTGTCGTCGGAGAGGTTCGTGAGACCGAACTGGTACCGGGCGAAGATGTTGAAGTTTCCGAAGTCCATAGATGGCTTCCACGTCGGCTCGCTCGCGATGTCACTCGGCATCCGTCAAAAATGCACAAAGCCGCGCGTTTGCGCGGCTCCCTCCGGGCCTTCGGCGCCTAATCACGCGGTCGCATTTCTTCAGAGAAGTCGGTCCCCGTTTCGCGTTTTGTCGCGTGCCGAGATCACCCCGTACCGGGGACACCAAGGGCCGCGCTTGCGCGGCCCTTGGATTGCAATTCGGATATCAGCGGGTGAAGAAGGACAGCCCAATCGCCGCGCCATAAGCGTTCACATCATCCGGATTGCTGAATTGTCGCGCGTACCCAACTTCAAACCGCCATCGGAAACGATTGCCCAACATAAGCGGCGTTTTCAAGCCGATCCCTATACCGGCGGTCGGATCGGTTTCGTCCTCGCCCTCGCCGTCAGCGTCGGCGCTTATACCGGTTATCCCCACAAACGGACGTGCGTACACAACAGTCCCCGCCGAGGCTGGGTTGAAGTGCCATAGAAGGCCGGCCTCCGCACTCCATGCCGTGAGACTAGCGTCATCGCTAGCGATGCGCTCAAGGCCGAAAGACGGCTCGAAGGACAGCGCATCGGAAAAGAAAAAGCCGACGCGCAACTGACCCGCCGGAATCGAAATGGCGGTGACGCTTGGATCGGTATCGAAGTAGGTAAACGTCGCGTCCATCCCTAACTCAATCGGACGTTGCGCCTGGGAAGTGCTCGATGCGACGAATACGGCAAAAACAGCCGCCAACACTGCTCTCAGCGTGCTACGCATTTGTCCTCGCTCGTTAGCGTGATAGCCGCGGTCGCCGCCAAGACGGAAGCGAGCGCGAGTCTGCCTCGCCGACCTGGGCCGGCGACGCGCAACGTTATGTGTGAGTGGATTGTCGCGCAAGCGGAAACGCCACGTGCAGGGATTACCCGACGCCGCCGTAGGCGAAACCCGGAAGGCTGCGTCAGATGTGAGAGAGGCGCCGCCGACTGCTGCACGGCGACGCCTCCCGGCGCAGATATGTCAGATCTTGCTGCCAATCAGTTACGCGATCGCTAGAACGACCACGACCAGGAGCAGTATGACCGCGCCGATCACGATCCAGCGCACCATCTGCCCTTCCGACTGCATCGCCGCGGCCTTGGCCTCGGCTTTCGACTCGGCGCGGCTGATGCCGAGCCGCGCGGCTCCTTCCGTCGCAAGGACCTGCGTGGCGCGCGCGCCGTCCTGCTTCACCGCGGCCGGGGGAGTCGCGTCCTGCAACGCGGACTGCGCTGCGGCGGGCGATCCGGCGAGCGAGAGAGCAGCTACGGCGATCAGTGATGCGCGCATGTGTCTCTTCATGAACACCTCCGAATGAGTACGTGAACCTGCGGGACCAGCGTGTGATGACGGGGGCGAAGCGAGCCCGGCTGCGCCGAGCTCGCTCGCCTTGAGCTGCCTACTTCGCGACCGCTATGATCAGAATCGCGGCGAGAACCGCGACGCCGAGGATGATGATCCACTTCATCGTCTCGCTCTGCTGCTGCATGGCGGGCGCCTTCGCGTCCGCGGCAGCTTCGGCCCGGCTGATTCCCAGCCGCGCCGCGGCTTCGGTCGCCAGAACCTGCGTGGCTTTCGCGCCGTCATTCCGCACTTCAGCCGGTGGTGATCCCTCACGCACCGACTGCGCGGCGAGCGGTGACGCCACGAGAGTGAAAGCAGCTACTGCGATCAGCGATGCGCGCATCTGTCTGTTCATTGACCACCTCCGAACGGTATGTGGACCTGCGTGACCTGCAGCTATGACGTCGGCGGGTTGAACTCCATGTGCTGGCCTTCAACCCACGACTTGTGATAAGCGGGATCCTCGATCTCCAGCGCGGGCAGCGCGACGTGCAGCGGACGGAACGAGTCCATCATGACCGCCAGCTCGTCGGTGTACTTGGCCCCGATGCTCGCCTCCGCGCGCCCCGGGTGCGGGCCGTGCGGGATTCCGTCGGGATGGTGCGTGATGCTCCCGAACTCGATTCCCTTGCGACTCATGAACTCGCTGGACGCGTAGTACAGCACCTCGTCCGAATCCACGTTGCTGTGGTTGTACGGCGCCGGCACGGCTTCGGGATGAAAATCATATGGCCGCGGACAGAAGGAGCAAATAACGAACCCGTCGCCCTGGAAGGTCTGGTGGACGGGGGGCGGCTGGTGCACGCGGCCCACTATCGGCTCGAAGTCGTTGATGTTGAACGCCCACGGATAGAAGTAGCCGTCCCAGCCCACGACGTCGAAGGGATGATGGTCGAGCACGATCTCGTTGATGCCGTTGGTCTGCTTCACGAGGATCGGGAAGTCGCCCATCTCGTCGTGCGTGTTGAGCTGCAGCGGCCGGCGAATGTCGCGCTCGGAGTACGGCGCTCCCTCGAGCAGCTGCCCGAACTCGTTCCGGTAGCGCGTGGGCCAGCGTACGTGTCCGCGGCTCTCGAACACCAGCAGCTTGGGCGCCTCGGCGCCGAGGTCGAGCTTGTACCGGTGCATGATCCCGCGGTGGATCACGAGATAGTCGCCTTCGTGAAACGGCAGGTCGCCGAAGATCGTTTCCAGCATCCCCTGCCCCTTCGCGACGTACACCACCTCGTCGCCCTGCGCGTTGCGGTAGAAGTGCGCGTCGTTCTCGTCGGGCTCGACGTACAGCATCGCGATGTCGGGGTTGAACAGGAGCGGCGTCCGGTCGAGCGTGGGACTGCCTCCCTTCTTCGCGCGGGAAGTGAGAAAGTGCCGGTGCTTCAGCGTCTGGTCGGGGTCGGGCTGGTACACCACTTCCTTGATCCGCCGCGCGGACTTCACGGTCGTAGGCGGATACGTGTGATACAGCAGCGACGACGTGCCCGTGAATCCCTCGTGCCCCATCAGCTCCTCCGCGTACAGCCCGCCGTCGGGCTTGCGGAACGCGATGTGTCGCTTGCGGGGGATCTGGCCGAGGGTGTGGTAGATGGGCATGGGAAAAAGCTATTGGCTGTTGGCTGTTGGCTGTTGGTAGTTAGCCAAGAGCCAATAGCTAACAGCCAACAGCTCTCTCACAGGTTCCCTCTCAAGGCCTGCTCGCGCTCGATGGCTTCGAACAGGGCTTTGAAATTTCCTTTCCCGAAGCTGCGGGCGCCTTTGCGCTGGATGATCTCGTAAAAGACCGTGGGCCGGTCCTGCACGGGCTTGGTGAATATCTGCAGCAGGTAGCCGTCCGGATCGCGGTCCACGAGAATGCCCAAATCCTTGAGCGGCTCCACGTCCTCGTCGATCTTGCCGACGCGCTCGATGAGGTCGTCGTAGTAGGTCGTGGGCACCCGGAGAAACTCGATCCCGCGGCGCCGTAGCTCGCTCACCGTGTGGATGATGTCGTCCGTGGAGAGCGCCATGTGTTGCACGCCCGGGCCGTGATAGAACTCGAGGTACTCGTCGATCTGCGACTTCTTCTTGCCGGCCGCGGGCTCGTTGATCGGGAACTTGATGCGCTCGTTGCCGTTGCTCACGACTTTCGACATCAGCGACGAGTACTCGGTGGAGATGTCCTTGTCGTCGAACGAGATGAGATTCTTGAACCCCATCACGTCCTCGTAGAACTTCACCCACGCGTTCATCTTGCCGAGCTCGACGTTGCCGACGCAGTGGTCGACGTACTTCAGGCCGACGGGCTCGGGACTGTACTCGCTCGCCGCCGGCTGGAACCCGGGCATGAACAGCCCGCGGTAGTTCCGCCGCTCGACCAGCGTGTGGATGGTGTCGCCGTACGTGTGGATGGCGGCGGTGATGAATTCGCCGTCCTTGTCCTTGCTGACCTCCGGCTCCTTCGCGGGCCTGGCGCCCCGCTCGACCGCGAGCTGGAAAGCCTCGCGCGCGTCGTCCACCCACAAGGCCAGGTCGCGCACGCCGTCGCCGTGCCGGTGCACGTGCCCGGCGATCGGCCCGTCAGGTCCGAGCGCCGACGTCAGCACCAGCCTGATCTTGCCCTGCTCGAGGAGATAGCTGACCCGGTCGCGCACGCCGGTCTCGGGGCCGCGGTAGGCGGTAACCTTGTAGCCCCACGCCGTCCTGTAGTACAGGCTGGCCTGCTTGGCGTTGCCGACCCAGAACTCTATGTAATCGGTCCCGTTGATCGGGAAGACGTCCGTCGTGGTCTCGGGACCAGCCAGAGTTGCCGTACCCATCGATTGCTCCGCGTAAAGACGATCAGGGAGTCCGCGCGCCTCGCCGGACAACCCCTTCCGCATCATAGAAAGCTACCTGCTTTCTGTCCAGCGAGCAGGAAACGGACCGCGATAAATGGGCGTCAGTTTGGCCGGCGTCGTTTGCGACTACGGACTGAGGACCCTTGCGGCCTCAGGACTAACGGCCATCGCGGATCGGCGATTAATCGAGGACCGAGGATCGCGGAATTCCTACCTCCTTAGTCCTCAATTAGTCGTCGATCGTCGATTGTAGTTAGTCCTGAGGCCGCAAAGGTCCGCAATCCGCAATCCGCAATCCGCAATCCGCAATCGCAGGCCTATCAGCCGGCGCCTCGCTCTTTGCCGCGCGCGGCGGCGAGCCGCCGGGCGATCCCGCGATAAAAGGCCGCGTCGTCCGGGCGCTGCTGCTCCTCCAGCCACAGCGCCGTCGCTTCCAGCGCGTACAGGATGTTGCCGAGATAGAGCTCGGCAAGCTGCGCGACGGATTCAGGACGATCGGGCTCGTCCAAGCTCGCTCAGACGGCGGTGGGGACCGTGTGGACGCCGGTGGTCGGAATCCGCGGCGAGCCCGGTCCCGTGAGGTGGACGACGACGGCCGTGATGTTGTCCACTCCGCCGCGCGCGTTGGCTTCGCTGATGAGCGAGTTCACGACGCGCGAGGGCGAAGCCTTCTGCTGGAGCAACTGCGCGATGCGCGAGTCCTCGACCATTCCCGTGAGCCCATCGGTGGCGAGCAGGAACACGTCGCCCTCGCGCGCGTCGTCCTCGTAGATGTCCGGCTCCACCGTGGCGCTCGCGCCGAGGCAGCGCGTGATGACGTTGCTGTACGGGTGCACGCGCGCCTGCTCGGGGGTGAGGAGCCCGGCGTCCACCTGCTCCTGAACGTAGGAGTGGTCGGTTGTGAGCTGCAGCAGCTTGCCGTCGCGCAGCAGATAGACGCGGGAGTCCCCGATCTGGCCGATGATGTACTGCTCGCCGGCGAGGAAGAGAACGGAGACCGTGGTCCCCATTCCCTGCTTGTCCACCTCGGTCAGCGTCCGCGTGTAGATCGCGTCGTTGGCGCGCCGCAGGGTGTCCGCGATCCGCTCGGCGGGCGCGTCGCGCTCGAGGGGATCGTCGATGCTGATCTCCTGCGAGACGATGTCGATCGCCATCGCGCTCGCGACTTCCCCGGCGGCGTGGCCGCCCATGCCGTCGGCGACGATGAACAGTCCGCGCTCGCGATTGGCGTTGGCGTAGAGACTGTCTTCGTTGTCGGATCGCATCCGCCCGACGTCGGTGCCCATCCCGACTGCGAGATCCACTAGTCCTCTCTCACGCCGGGATTCTTCTCCTGTCCGGTTGTCGGTCGCATCGGGTGGGGTTGCAAAGTTCCCCAAACTACCGGACCGCCCCCACGGGCGGCAAGCGATTGCCCGCAGATGGAGTGAGAGCCTCGCCTGCTCCGAACTGCAGCCGCCACAGCCTTTCGTAGATTCCGCCCTTGCGGACGAGCGCGCGGTGAGTACCGCGCTCGACGACTTCGCCGTGGTGCAGGACCAGGATCTCGTCCGCCGATACGATGGTGCTCAAGCGGTGCGCCACCGCGATGGTCGTGCGCCCCGCCTGCAATACCCGCAGCGCGCGCTGGATGTCGCCTTCGATCTCGCTGTCAACTGCGCTCGTGGCTTCATCGAGAAGTAGCAACGGGGGATCTGCCGCGATCGCGCGCGCGAACGACAGAAGCTGTCTCTCACCGACACTTATGGAAGCACCACGCTCGCCGAGCACGTGGGAGTATCCCCCCGGCAGGCGGCGAACGATCGGGTCCGCGCCCACCTGGCGCGCTGCTGACACTACGGCCGCCTCGTCCAAAGGATTCGCCAGGCGGATGTTCGTGGCTATGTCCCCCGCGAAGAGAAAGATCTCCTGCTGAACGTAGCCCATGACGCTACGGAGCGCCGCCAGGGGAAGTTCCCGTATGTCCATGCCGTTCAGGAGGATGCGCCCGCGCTGCGGGTCGTAGAACCGCAGCAGCAGGTTCACTATCGTGGTCTTTCCCGCCCCGGTGTGGCCGACGAGGGCGGTCGTCTTCCCCGGGCTGGCCGTGAAGGTCACGCCCTTGAGGACCCATTCCGGCTCGTCGCCGCCGCGGTCCTCCGCGCGCCCGCTGGCCGTGTGGGCGACGTCGTACGCGAACCAGACGTCCTCGAACCGCACCTCCACGGACCGTCCGACCAGGGGCGTCGGACCCGGCGCGAGGTCCGGCACGGTCGGGGGCGTGTCGAGCAGCTTGAACACGCGCTCCGACGATGCCATGGCGCTCTGGATGATGTTGTACTTCTCGGACAGGTCCTGGACCGGCTCGAAGAACCGGCGCACGAGCTGGAGGAAGGCGGCCACCGTCCCGATGGTCAGCGTCCCCACCTCGACGCGCGAGGCGCCGGCGACGATCAGGCTGGCTAGCGCGACGGACGTCAGCAGCTCGATCGTCGGAAAGTACAGAGCGTAAGCGGTGATCGAGCGAAGGTTCGCCGCGAGGTGATCACGATTGAGCTGCTCGAAGCGCCGCTGCTCGTCCGCCTCGCGCCCGAACAGCTGCACCACCCGCATTCCGCTGATCCGCTCCTGGAGGAACGAATTGATGCGCGCGAGCCGCACCCGCACGTCGCCGTACGACTCGCGCACCGTCTTCCGGAAGAGCCGCGAGACGAGCAGCACGAACGGGATGACGACGAACGCGGCCGTGGCCAGCCGCCAATCCACGATCCACATCGCGATAGCGATCGCGACCAGCGTAAAGAGATCGCCTATCCCGGCGACGACGCCCGCGGTGAACAGCTCGTTCAGCGTCTCCACGTCGCTCGTGACGCGCGTGATGAGCCGTCCCGCCGGATTCCGGTCGAAGAACGACACCGACAGCCGCTGCAGGTGCGAGAAGATCTGCATCCGGAGATCGCGCATCACCCGCTGGCCGAGCATGCTCGTGAGCCACGTCTGGCCGTACGAGCAGGCGAACTGGGCGAGCAGAGCCAGCACGAACGCCGCGGTGGCCTGCGCGAGGAACGTCGTGTCGCCCGCCGGGATGGCGACGTCGATCACCTGGCGGGTTAGGAACGGCCCTACCAGCTGCAGCACTCCCTCGATGCCCAGCAGGATTAGCGCGCCTACGACCAGCCCCATGTACGGCCGGACGTACCGGAGCAGCCGCCGCATCAGCTGGGCGTCGTAGCTCTTGTCGAGTGCTTCTTCCTCGTGGATGGTGTCCGTTGGCGTAGTCATGCGGGGCGAATCCTAGCGGCGGCCCCCGGCCGGGGCCACATTGCCGGTGAAGCGAACCTCATTGCTGGTACGCAGGTTGCACGCTCGCGCGGTCGTACGACTCAACCGCACGGGGCCACTCACTTACCGGAGGTTTCATGTCCATCCTTGCCTGGATCGTGCTGGGGCTCATCGCCGGCGCGATAGCGAAAGCTCTCATGCCGGGGGATGATCCCGGCGGCTTCATCGTGACCGCGATAATCGGAATCGTAGGAGCGGTGATCGGTGGATTCCTCGGCAACACCCTCATGGGGGCGCCGCTCTCGGGGTTCTCGCTCTGGAGCCTCCTTCTGGCGGTGATCGGCGCGCTGATCCTGCTGTGGGTCTACCGCCTGACTACGAAAGGAAAACGAGTTCCCTGACTGCCCGTTGACTACCACATAGAACGGATAAGCTGCGAGCTACCAGCTAGAAGCTTATCCGTTCTAAGTGGCAGTTTTCCGCCCGCCTCTCGGTTTTTGTTCGGGTGGTCGCTAAGTTGCTTGCGTGAAGGACAGCATCATCGTGCGCGGCGCGCGCCAGCATAACCTCAAGAACCTCGACGTCGAGATCCCGCGCCGCACCTTCACGGTGATCACCGGCCCCTCGGGCTCGGGCAAG is a window of Gemmatimonadaceae bacterium DNA encoding:
- a CDS encoding DinB family protein, translating into MLPRLRVQLDGLLARRTTFEAETRALSDAQLRFRPAEGAWSIAEVAQHVLHVEREVTKAAMKPGVERRGRRRTPREWAGMIAFLAVVKLNFRIRVPQKVAGRVTPAADPDMDALWSEWRELHENLARHLETVPEENLGDMAFKHPIVGPTSVRGMLPFLTQHFDHHMRQVRRIRAAPAFPRT
- a CDS encoding acetoacetate--CoA ligase, giving the protein MTAFMLAVAERGYIAPLGASPAQSFQELWEWSVRDRLAFWNLVRDHCGLVCGERTCASHQEDGSDSIGLDRMAPPEPPMGPRWYPSLRLNFAENLLRYDDDRTALVFWNEGGRQRELTYRELKREALTIAAALQAAGVRAGDRVAGFMPNMPETVIAMLGATWIGAIWSSCSPDFGAQGVLDRFGQIEPKVLFCADGYRYAGKEIDCLERVRTIADRIPSIQHVVVVPYRSRSVTLDGIRAATSWSQFAVKAGGVRGAGTGGVANDQGDPAQFAGAPPGVSPSRRGRPPDPAGPAGGTSKPDPARMPFDHPVYVMYSSGTTGLPKCMVHGAGGTLLQHLKEHVLHTDITRDDKVFYFTTCGWMMWNWLVGSLAVGATVILYDGAPLAPSPASLWDMAEREKITVFGTSAKYIALCEKEGLAPARTHDLSALRAILSTGSPLAAHSFDYVYRDVKRDVHLASITGGTDIISCFALGNPIAPVYRGEIQTRGLGMAVDVLDEDGRPLRGAPGELVCTKPFPSMPVAFWNDPDGSKYRAAYFEHFPGVWRHGDWAELTERGGMIIHGRSDATLNPGGVRIGTAEIYRQVEQLPEIVESVVIGQRVAGVGGEMDERIVLFVRLREGDRLDVALEDRIRQQIRSNTSPLHVPKVIVQVADIPRTISGKISELAVRDTIHGRPVKNTEALANPAALGQYRDLAQLKQ
- a CDS encoding protein kinase; its protein translation is MMTLHERLEQALGSRYRVERELGQGGMAVVFLAHDARHEREVAVKVLRPEISAEIGAERFLREIKLAAGLTHPHILPVYDSGEADGLLFYVMPSMEGRSLRERLDRERQLPLDESLRIAREVASALDYAHRRRVVHRDIKPENILLHEGNAMVADFGIGKALSSRAGITQTGIAVGTPAYMSPEQASGDIDVDGRSDLYSLGCVLYEMLTGEPPFTGATAQAIIAKRFVSPIPSVRTARDVPVEVDDALSRALSRTPVDRFPTTADFAEALRQISTDAGRAPVRGHEPQASADANKAIAVLPFANMSADPENEYFSDGMTEEIISAIAKIPGLQVASRSSCFAFKGKAVDTREVGEKLGVGSVLEGSVRKIGNRIRVTAQLVNAQSGHHLWSETYDRQLEDVFEIQEEISRAIVESLKLRLTSSREQLVIPTKNIEAYTLYLKARFFYNRSSEPNLRKSIDFFQRVLLLEPGYARAYAGMADCWCRLADDWVAPDEAYPQAKMIAMRALQSEPDLAEAMTSVGKVLAWYEWDFAGAEQHLRRAVSLAPNDADAHWAFGSVLPTVGQLGEGMAEIRKALTLNPLDPWYSRWLARYLLYAGDYSGAIAQGEKIVELDENFFLAYIDLGSARLAQGEPEKALEWYQKGQRLESSVRSYDAFIVRALAELDRRDEAEEILARLEEEGRQHYVRWEIVAMGYAALGKNNEAFASLERAYQTRSGGLIYLHLEPGYKTLRADPRYDDLVRRIGLK
- a CDS encoding outer membrane beta-barrel protein, whose translation is MRSTLRAVLAAVFAVFVASSTSQAQRPIELGMDATFTYFDTDPSVTAISIPAGQLRVGFFFSDALSFEPSFGLERIASDDASLTAWSAEAGLLWHFNPASAGTVVYARPFVGITGISADADGEGEDETDPTAGIGIGLKTPLMLGNRFRWRFEVGYARQFSNPDDVNAYGAAIGLSFFTR
- a CDS encoding homogentisate 1,2-dioxygenase encodes the protein MPIYHTLGQIPRKRHIAFRKPDGGLYAEELMGHEGFTGTSSLLYHTYPPTTVKSARRIKEVVYQPDPDQTLKHRHFLTSRAKKGGSPTLDRTPLLFNPDIAMLYVEPDENDAHFYRNAQGDEVVYVAKGQGMLETIFGDLPFHEGDYLVIHRGIMHRYKLDLGAEAPKLLVFESRGHVRWPTRYRNEFGQLLEGAPYSERDIRRPLQLNTHDEMGDFPILVKQTNGINEIVLDHHPFDVVGWDGYFYPWAFNINDFEPIVGRVHQPPPVHQTFQGDGFVICSFCPRPYDFHPEAVPAPYNHSNVDSDEVLYYASSEFMSRKGIEFGSITHHPDGIPHGPHPGRAEASIGAKYTDELAVMMDSFRPLHVALPALEIEDPAYHKSWVEGQHMEFNPPTS